In Fusarium musae strain F31 chromosome 7, whole genome shotgun sequence, a single window of DNA contains:
- a CDS encoding hypothetical protein (EggNog:ENOG41): protein MRIASWLLGGGREHVGLVLGNDASGKTTLLYRLKLKEAVQTLPTIGFNVETIDYPDGEKVTLWDVGGCDAIRPLIRHYMTQDRFLIFIQSCTDTEDAERVEFSLEYLRMGLNMMLEYEAKHMFIVFNKQDLLSEEERPKVVKDLKDKIEAEIKPYADKLDIRILDTPGLSALGGCQVNNVMDEIRKTLKPKNAVKDTKAEIEMREKGPGEEELRNKIRTANAQSVDANTFWESFLDGSLEAWDHYTHLRAGFFIMHDCFGKGVGLLECADEFMKHLNRLREGNPERFRNTAHKTMTIFWLHQIQVAAIEYQARSHPGIFPSREAYADIVFSAPHLMNSNLWRAHYSKDLLFSPLARANYSLPDLQPLPTIKQVTYTPAQEKVVHDVDRLPRFAFSVVQKTFSSKLRRGGIVKQALEALQSSTMRLRAVDSSVPPYSETQAYFWIQIIHAYTRSLEVESSEKQFTTYEAFKSLFDINGDEWKQYYSQSTWESIPARMAFVNPDKKPLPNIFNLPSQARKDLAVSQMINATNSRSTNAHLPPSEDLDFQAAILIDEAKLIPESELNIASHASLITFLFNRLTEKTKSTMTSKKRGDASLASSTALEIAKWTGLTQAMFWVQQVQIALAGRKGMGFEECIKGNSVLAFEELPFVYYSPQLWGSVEARDGYVMPDRRGLSSIVPGKVKQ from the exons ATGC GTATCGCAAGTTGGCTCTTGGGGGGAGGCCGTGAGCACGTCGGCCTCGTTCTAGGCAATGACGCCTCCGGCAAAACGACATTGCTCTACAGACTCAAGCTCAAAGAAGCCGTACAGACCCTTCCGACAATTGGATTCAACGTCGAGACTATAGACTATCCCGATGGAGAGAAAGTCACCCTCTGGGACGTTGGGG GCTGCGATGCTATTCGTCCTCTTATACGACACTACATGACCCAAGATCGCTTCCTAATCTTTATTCAAAGCTGCACAGACACAGAAGACGCCGAGCGCGTTGAGTTCTCGCTCGAGTATCTCCGCATGGGATTGAACATGATGCTTGAATACGAAGCAAAACACATGTTTATCGTTTTCAACAAGCAGGATCTCCTCtctgaagaagaacgacCCAAAGTcgtaaaagatttaaaagacAAGATTGAAGCTGAGATTAAACCATATGCTGATAAGCTCGATATAAGGATCTTGGACACTCCTGGTCTAAGTGCCCTTGGGGGCTGTCAGGTTAATAATGTCATGGATGAGATACGAAAGACCCTTAAACCGAAGAATGCAGTGAAGGATACGAaagctgagattgagatgagGGAGAAGGGACCAGGTGAAGAGGAGCTTCGGAATAAGATTAGAACGGCTAATGCTCAGAGTGTTGATGCAAACACGTTCTGGGAGTCGTTTCTAGATGGGAGTTTAGAGGCGTGGGATCATTACACTCATCTAAGAGcaggcttcttcatcatgcacGATTGTTTCGGTAAAGGAGTAGGATTGCTGGAGTGTGCCGATGAGTTTATGAAGCATTTGAATCGGCTACGGGAGGGTAATCCCGAGAGATTTCGCAACACTGCGCACAA AACAATGACGATATTCTGGCTTCATCAAATTCAAGTCGCTGCAATAGAATACCAAGCACGCTCCCACCCCGGCATATTCCCCTCGCGAGAAGCCTACGCCGACATCGTCTTCTCAGCACCTCATCTCATGAACTCCAACCTCTGGAGAGCACACTACTCCAAAGACCTGCTGTTCTCACCGCTGGCTCGGGCTAATTACAGTCTACCGGATTTACAGCCTCTTCCGACGATTAAACAGGTCACTTATACGCCTGCGCAAGAGAAAGTTGTACATGATGTTGATAGACTGCCACGGTTTGCGTTTTCGGTGGTTCAAAAGACTTTTTCGTCGAAGCTTAGACGCGGAGGGATTGTCAAACAGGCTCTTGAAGCATTACAGTCTTCGACGATGCGTTTGAGAGCGGTGGATTCTTCGGTTCCTCCGTATTCAGAGACACAAGCGTATTTCTGGATTCAGATCATCCACGCTTACACCCGTTCTCTGGAAGTTGAATCGTCCGAAAAGCAATTCACCACTTACGAGGCGTTCAAATCCCTCTTCGATATCAATGGTGATGAGTGGAAGCAGTACTACTCCCAATCAACATGGGAGAGCATCCCCGCTAGAATGGCATTCGTCAACCCAGACAAGAAACCCCTCCCTAATATCTTCAACCTACCCTCCCAAGCAAGAAAAGACCTCGCTGTCTCACAAATGATAAACGCTACAAACAGCCGCTCAACAAATGCACACCTTCCACCATCAGAAGATCTAGACTTCCAAGcagccatcctcatcgacgAAGCAAAACTCATCCCCGAGTCTGAACTCAACATCGCCAGCCACGCGAGCCTCATAACATTCCTATTCAACCGCCTAACAGAAAAGACGAAATCTACTATGACTAGCAAAAAGCGCGGTGATGCTTCGCTGGCTTCGTCGACGGCGCTGGAGATTGCGAAGTGGACTGGTTTGACGCAGGCTATGTTCTGGGTGCAGCAGGTACAAATTGCGCTTGCGGGGCGGAAGGGGATGGGGTTTGAGGAGTGCATCAAGGGTAACTCGGTTTTGGCGTTTGAGGAGCTGCCGTTTGTGTATTACTCACCGCAGCTTTGGGGGAGTGTTGAGGCGAGGGATGGGTATGTCATGCCTGATAGACGGGGACTTTCTAGTATTGTACCTGGGAAAGTCAAACAGTGA
- a CDS encoding hypothetical protein (EggNog:ENOG41~MEROPS:MER0000836) encodes MSSTTDPNPSDSRPAFIPLEANPELMTTLIHKLGVSNALAMHDVYSLTDPDLLAFIPRPALALLLVFPVSAVYESHRMAEDSLADEYKGKGDTEPVLWWPQTIRNACGLMGLLHAVCNGNARSFIEEDSTLDVLIKKSIPLDPHGRAKVLETTPDLATAHKEAATQGDTPAPAAEDDVELHYVCFAKGTDGGLWELDGRRKGPLRRGDLEDNEDVLSPKGLALGALKFLEREGGDLRFSAVALAGSMD; translated from the exons atgtcttcaacaacagaCCCCAACCCCTCCGACTCCCGCCCGGCCTTCATCCCCCTCGAAGCAAACCCCGAGCTCATGACAACCCTCATCCACAAACTCGGCGTCTCAAACGCCCTCGCAATGCACGACGTCTACTCCCTCACCGACCCTGACCTCCTCGCCTTCATACCCCGCCCCGCGCTCGCTCTCCTCCTCGTGTTCCCCGTCAGCGCCGTGTACGAGAGTCACCGCATGGCCGAGGATAGCCTGGCCGACGAGTACAAGGGCAAGGGGGATACGGAGCCGGTGCTCTGGTGGCCGCAGACAATTAGGAATGCCTGTGGACTGATGGGTTTGCTACACGCTGTCTGCAATGGAAATGCTAGAAGTTTCATCG AGGAGGATTCTACGCTTGATGTGCTGATCAAGAAGAGTATCCCTCTCGATCCCCATGGCCGCGCAAAAGTCCTCGAGACAACACCTGATCTCGCGACAGCGCATAAAGAAGCCGCTACACAAGGCGACACGCCCGCCCCCGCTGCAGAAGACGACGTGGAGCTACACTACGTATGCTTCGCCAAGGGCACAGACGGCGGACTGTGGGAACTCGACGGGCGAAGAAAAGGACCTCTTCGACGGGGGGATCTGGAGGATAACGAGGATGTGCTGAGTCCCAAGGGTTTGGCGCTGGGAGCGCTGAAGTTTTTGGAGAGGGAGGGTGGGGATTTGAGGTTTAGTGCTGTTGCGCTTGCTGGGTCTATGGATTAG
- a CDS encoding hypothetical protein (EggNog:ENOG41) — protein MASVALRNQRLDDINEHIPVRTSSLNVNSQANITPTTQSSGFSSIQYPAGHHTPSTSIDASLPPSIKMRPDHEQSAAASQNTQHNSPGDDYSAETLVPSRMDVEQHLGHPITTGHDMDLYLSDASEDSIDSFVAWKEKRCDGEGLLMKDHYGMSGDGLPGIYEPLPILKAPASPPPIPIIPPSPISKRPKTPKSPKSPRPRSNKSTPRRARQSRSRTTTPRRKRQVSTSEDQDSDSFWESDAPVAPGFVSLADLGIDLREIGWDQYGLTEADDAKVDIQTAIKLRRAMEMRKKQKERVEDEGCAADVED, from the coding sequence ATGGCCAGCGTTGCTCTACGGAACCAACGTCTGGATGATATAAACGAACACATCCCAGTGCGGACATCTTCTCTAAACGTCAATTCACAAGCAAACATCACTCCTACAACACAGTCATCTGGGTTCTCAAGCATCCAATACCCCGCTGGGCATCACACGCCAAGCACATCTATCGATGCATCTCTGCCACCTTCAATCAAGATGCGTCCTGATCATGAGCAGAGCGCTGCGGCTAGTCAAAACACTCAGCATAACTCACCTGGTGACGACTATTCCGCCGAGACGCTTGTTCCATCACGGATGGATGTGGAACAACATCTCGGCCATCCCATAACAACCGGCCACGACATGGATCTGTACCTCTCCGATGCAAGCGAAGACTCAATAGACTCCTTCGTCGCATGGAAAGAGAAGCGTTGCGACGGCGAAGGACTCCTTATGAAGGACCACTACGGCATGTCAGGCGACGGTCTCCCAGGCATATACGAACCCCTCCCCATCCTCAAAGCACCCGCCTCACCACCCCCAATCCCCATAATCCCCCCTTCACCAATCTCCAAACGtcccaaaacaccaaaaagcCCAAAGAGTCCTCGCCCACGAAGCAACAAGTCCACACCCCGCCGCGCCCGCCAATCCCGCAGCCGCACAACTACACCCCGTCGAAAACGCCAAGTCTCTACCTCTGAAGACCAAGACTCCGATTCATTCTGGGAGAGCGATGCGCCCGTCGCACCAGGCTTTGTGTCCCTCGCTGATTTGGGCATTGATCTTCGTGAAATAGGGTGGGATCAGTATGGGCTTACGGAGGCGGATGATGCAAAGGTTGATATACAGACTGCGATTAAACTGCGCAGGGCgatggagatgaggaagaagcagaaggagagggttgaggatgaggggtGTGCGGCGGATGTGGAGGACTAA
- a CDS encoding hypothetical protein (EggNog:ENOG41) has translation MSHVSLFKVTRPAWRASTAIPKAATRPFSVSSRLGTPPILLEDKDKGFGFIRHNSRPPKPRSVGVTEIRGPYYSVMGKRYLQDVLETMGLHVDGLKFAGGSFSLFPEDKLKELINLAHEYNVYVSTGGWMEHVLLQSDPAWAVDQYLKKCKQLGFDVIEISSGFLSIPQDDWLRIVDKVHSAGLIAKPECGIQFGAGGDTEASELSSLGTSDPSKIIHMGKRFIDAGVERIMIESEGITENVKSWRTDVIQQILRELPQEKVMFEAADPKVFNWYVREFGTDVNLFVDHSQIVQLSCLREGIWGQSDTFGSVVNYRP, from the exons ATGTCGCATGTCAGCTTGTTCAAAGTCACCCGCCCAGCATGGCGAGCTTCAACCGCAATCCCCAAGGCCGCTACCAGGCCCTTCTCAGTGTCCTCTCGACTTGGGACTCCTCCAATCCTGCTGGAAGACAAGGACAAAGGCTTCGGGTTTATTCGTCACAACAGTCGCCCACCAAAGCCGAGGTCTGTTGGAGTTACTGAGATTCGGGGACCGTATTACTCTGTGATGGGGAAGCGGTATCTGCAGGATGTCCTTGAGAC GATGGGCCTCCATGTCGACGGACTCAAGTTCGCCGGTGGTTCGTTCTCCCTGTTCCCAgaggacaagctcaaggagctcatcaaTCTCGCTCACGAGTACAACGTCTACGTCTCTACT ggtggatggatggaacaCGTCCTTCTCCAATCCGACCCCGCCTGGGCCGTAGACCAATATCTCAAAAAGTGCAAACAACTCGGCTTCGACGTTATCGAGATCTCATCAGGCTTCCTCTCCATCCCCCAAGACGACTGGCTCCGCATCGTCGACAAAGTCCACTCCGCCGGTCTAATCGCCAAACCCGAATGCGGGATTCAATTCGGCGCTGGCGGCGACACAGAAGCTTCTGAGCTCTCATCCCTCGGAACATCTGACCCCTCCAAGATAATACACATGGGAAAGCGCTTTATCGACGCTGGAGTAGAGCGTATCATGATTGAGAGCGAGGGCATCACAGAGAATGTCAAGAGTTGGAGGACGGATGTGATTCAGCAGATTCTGAGGGAGTTGCCGCAGGAGAAGGTCATGTTTGAGGCGGCGGATCCAAAGGTGTTTAATTGGTATGTTAGAGAGTTTGGGACTGATGTTAATCTGTTTGTGGACCATTCGCAGATTGTGCAGTTGTCGTGTTTGAGGGAGGGAATCTGGGGACAATCCGATACGTTTGGATCGGTTGTCAATTACAGGCCTTGA